A genomic region of Raphanus sativus cultivar WK10039 chromosome 6, ASM80110v3, whole genome shotgun sequence contains the following coding sequences:
- the LOC108807116 gene encoding uncharacterized protein LOC108807116 has product MSPGQSKLPSDSIKVVPGRSKLRVESSNPVARGNPVPRPSKVKPIAPEEAIKLHSGVSQVRFPPPPSESSRPYKYSRPSFESRLKPVPATFGSQRRQPSRATFESSRREPVRPPFESSRPKPVPATFESQRPKPARATFEAPRNVPARPNFKPPRPVPPRQTSKPPEPVPARPAPCLRKEIVCGLRAASSMDTTTVRKRSNPRSLHQPREVELPPSPSALQIPSRVELPPSPSSLQIPSRVQRRATTDAMTHTIEETVVEVSDKAKDHGSKETCRSTSEERISELLLYRPALLPTWKGRIVDSATLFPEFDCQFRANPSSYISRKALRLSMAMPIFLEVEVVPTGHILNNVFGRIPRLSDVQLYFFSDDKETERSKREHAHLFEAMATRKAMIKASVNGTELLIFSSKLLDKTSQFFIKKQTKTENYLWGFFLHNKNLRAHVPGTCNQDDSSVVDMDIDPQDQPIAESQITPSSLLGKIWTPPSSRPYGSSGERPSCS; this is encoded by the exons ATGAGTCCTGGTCAAAGCAAACTGCCGTCAGATTCGATCAAAGTAGTCCCTGGGAGGAGTAAACTGCGGGTTGAATCTTCAAACCCAGTTGCTAGAGGGAATCCAGTACCTAGACCTTCCAAGGTGAAGCCCATCGCACCAGAGGAAGCTATAAAACTACATTCTGGTGTCAGTCAAGTGCGGTTCCCTCCTCCACCTTCTGAATCATCAAGACCTTATAAGTATTCTCGTCCAAGTTTTGAATCAAGACTTAAGCCTGTTCCTGCAACTTTTGGATCACAAAGACGTCAGCCTTCTCGTGCAACTTTCGAATCATCAAGACGTGAGCCTGTTCGTCCACCTTTCGAATCATCAAGACCTAAGCCTGTTCCTGCAACTTTTGAATCACAAAGACCTAAGCCTGCTCGTGCTACTTTTGAAGCACCAAGAAATGTCCCGGCTCGTCCAAATTTTAAACCACCAAGACCTGTCCCACCTCGTCAAACTTCTAAACCACCAGAACCTGTCCCGGCTCGTCCTGCACCATGTCTCAGAAAAGAAATTGTTTGTGGTCTTCGAGCTGCTTCGAGTATGGATACAACAACAGTGAGAAAGAGATCCAATCCAAGAAGTCTCCATCAACCTAGGGAGGTTGAGCTTCCTCCTAGTCCAAGTGCTTTGCAGATTCCTTCAAGAGTGGAGCTTCCTCCTAGTCCAAGTTCTTTGCAGATTCCTTCAAGAGTTCAAAGACGAGCTACTACTGATGCAATGACGCATACAATAGAAG AGACAGTTGTGGAAGTAAGTGACAAAGCCAAAGATCATGGTTCCAAGGAGACATGTCGATCAACTTCTGAAGAAAGGATTTCAGAGCTACTTCTGTATCGACCAGCTTTGCTCCCTACTTGGAA GGGACGCATTGTGGATTCCGCCACGCTTTTTCCTGAGTTTGACTGCCAGTTTCGGGCTAATCCATCGTCCTATATAAGCAGGAAAGCACTGAGACTTTCAATGGCGATGCCTATATTTCTCGAGGTGGAAGTGGTTCCCACAGGCCATATTCTGAATAATGTGTTTGGCAGAATCCCAAGGCTCTCAGATGTGCAACTCTACTTTTTCTCAGATGACAAGGAAACAGAAAG GTCTAAAAGGGAACATGCTCATCTGTTTGAGGCCATGGCGACTCGCAAAGCCATGATCAAAGCTAGTGTGAACGGCACAGAGTTGTTGATATTCTCCTCAAAACTATTGGACAAGACCTCCCAGT TTTTCATCAAGAAGCAGACTAAAACAGAAAACTATCTTTGGGGTTTCTTTCTCCATAACAAAAATTTACGAGCACATGTTCCAGGAACTTGTAATCAAGATGATAGTAGTGTTGTTGACATGGACATAGACCCTCAAGACCAGCCAATTGCAGAATCACAAATCACTCCCTCGAGCTTACTTGGGAAGATATGGACACCACCCTCCTCAAGGCCTTATGGATCATCTGGAGAAAGACCGTCTTGCAGCTAG
- the LOC130496501 gene encoding uncharacterized protein LOC130496501 yields MMICFKCRDTHEHTYCARVFLPSVPLIWICEACRFSSSRVLLISGVTENQMDSETTRSLDPKISHSSGVDDDHETTMLRSNEIEEVVGSEISANVGSVIHLPLQPHTSPLAKETSSILNDSSQDNEQQHQPAQTFPKKRKTFQLMGKHITL; encoded by the exons ATGATGATATGTTTCAAGTGCAGAGATACTCACGAGCATAC TTACTGCGCAAGGGTGTTTTTACCATCTGTCCCTCTCATTTGGATATGTGAAGCGTGCCGGTTTTCATCATCTCGCGTATTGCTCATATCTGGTGTTACTGAGAATCAAATGGATTCAGAAACCACTCGGTCCTTAGATCCAAAGATCTCTCACAGTTCCGGAGTAGATGATGATCATGAAACTACCATGTTACGAAGTAATGAGATAGAAGAAGTTGTAGGTTCTGAAATCTCTGCAAACGTCGGATCAGTGATTCATCTTCCTTTGCAGCCACACACAAGTCCACTAG CTAAAGAAACTTCCTCGATACTCAATGACTCATCTCAGGACAACGAGCAACAGCATCAACCAGCTCAGACATTTCCTAAAAAACGCAAGACGTTTCAGTTGATGGGAAAACACATCACTCTCTGA
- the LOC108807115 gene encoding histone deacetylase 5 isoform X1: MAGESRKRKVGLLYDERMCKHDTPDGEDHPECPNRIKAIWEMLQRSGLAQRCVVLGGSKAEDKHLELVHTKEHVNLVKGLSTKKKSSRRNKIASRLDSIYLNGGSSEAAYIAAGSVVEVAEKVAEGELDSGFAIVRPPGHHAEEDEAMGFCLFNNVAVAASYLLNQRPDLGIKKILIVDWDVHHGNGTQKMFWKDPRVLVFSVHRHDGGSFYPKGDDGDYDKVGEGPGEGFNINVPWDLEEGRCGDADYLAVWDHILIPVAKEFKPDIILISAGFDAAIGDPLGGCSVTPYGYSVMLEKVCTATDWFVWFCSPDLQYFSQLKEFAQGKIVMALEGGYRLDIVAESSLVCVVGLLEDRPVECSIEEHTMDSTRPLIEAVRKRLSPYWPSLADEIQWKAQPPFPPNLDELLPRLHRERQDALRDMWEKGFVRGKQLALSLCSSFEVALEEKEALQTKVAELQGEASDKLRLQVSLDRYAAEAKEASEQLTQVSSELREAKIDLDFHRELFKKSSEEKKLLEGELQKEASDKLRLRISRDRYAAEVKEAAEQLAKVRSELREVQIDLNLNRKKAKKVK; encoded by the exons ATGGCCGGCGAATCAAGAAAGAGAAAGGTAGGTCTTTTATACGACGAGAGGATGTGTAAACACGACACACCTGACGGTGAGGATCATCCAGAGTGTCCTAATCGCATCAAAGCTATCTGGGAGATGCTTCAGCGCAGTGGTCTCGCTCAAAG GTGTGTGGTTCTTGGTGGTAGCAAAGCGGAGGATAAGCATCTTGAACTGGTTCACACAAAAGAGCATGTTAATTTAGTCAAGGGTTTAAGCACAAAGAAGAAAAGTTCTCGAAGAAACAAGATTGCTTCACGGTTGGattcaatatatcttaatggAGGCTCATCTGAAGCCGCCTATATTGCAGCTGGATCTGTTGTAGAG GTGGCAGAGAAAGTTGCAGAAGGAGAGTTAGATAGTGGCTTTGCTATTGTGAGGCCACCAGGGCACCATGCTGAGGAAGATGAGGCCATGGGGTTCTGTCTGTTCAACAATGTCGCTGTTGCTGCCAGCTATTTACTTAACCAAAGA CCAGATCTAGGTATCAAAAAGATTCTGATTGTTGATTGGGACGTTCATCACGGAAACGGTACACAGAAGATGTTCTGGAAAGACCCTCGTGTACTAGTCTTCTCTGTTCATAGGCATGATGGTGGAAGCTTCTATCCAAAGGGGGATGATGGAGATTATGACAAGGTTGGGGAAGGTCCAGGTGAAGGGTTTAACATAAACGTTCCATGGGATTTGGAGGAAGGAAGATGTGGAGATGCAGATTATCTTGCTGTATGGGACCATATCTTGATTCCTGTGGCCAAAGAGTTTAAACCTgatattattttgatttcagCTGGATTTGATGCAG CTATTGGTGATCCGCTTGGTGGTTGTTCAGTTACACCATATGGTTATTCAGTTATGTTGGAGAAGGTTTGTACTGCTACTGATTGGTTTGTCTGGTTCTGTAGCCCTgatcttcaatatttttctcAGCTGAAGGAGTTTGCACAAGGAAAGATTGTGATGGCGTTAGAGGGAGGGTACAGACTTGACATAGTTGCAGAGTCTTCACTGGTGTGTGTCGTAGGTTTGCTTGAAGACAGACCAGTTGAATGTTCCATTGAAGAACACACAATGGACTCTACGCGTCCTCTCATAGAAGCG GTACGCAAGAGGCTATCCCCATATTGGCCTTCACTTGCAGATGAAATACAGTGGAAGGCGCAACCTCCTTTTCCA CCAAACCTTGATGAACTCCTACCGCGCCTTCACCGTGAACGTCAAGATGCCTTAAGGGAT ATGTGGGAGAAAGGGTTCGTCCGTGGTAAGCAGCTAGCATTGAGCTTGTGCTCTTCCTTCGAGGTGGCCTTGGAAGAAAAGGAGGCACTACAGACCAAAGTGGCCGAACTGCAGGGTGAGGCCAGCGATAAGTTGCGCCTTCAAGTCTCCCTAGACAGATATGCAGCGGAGGCAAAGGAGGCTTCCGAGCAACTGACGCAAGTTTCCAGCGAACTGAGAGAGGCCAAGATCGACTTAGACTTTCACCGTGAGCTTTTCAAGAAGTCCAGCGAAGAGAAGAAGTTGCTGGAGGGGGAACTGCAGAAGGAGGCCAGCGATAAGTTGCGCCTTCGAATCTCACGAGACAGATATGCAGCTGAGGTGAAGGAGGCCGCTGAGCAGCTGGCGAAAGTTCGCAGCGAGCTGAGGGAGGTCCAAATCGATCTTAACTTGAACCGCAAGAAGGCCAAGAAAGTCAAATAG
- the LOC108807115 gene encoding histone deacetylase 5 isoform X2, with translation MAGESRKRKVGLLYDERMCKHDTPDGEDHPECPNRIKAIWEMLQRSGLAQRCVVLGGSKAEDKHLELVHTKEHVNLVKGLSTKKKSSRRNKIASRLDSIYLNGGSSEAAYIAAGSVVEVAEKVAEGELDSGFAIVRPPGHHAEEDEAMGFCLFNNVAVAASYLLNQRPDLGIKKILIVDWDVHHGNGTQKMFWKDPRVLVFSVHRHDGGSFYPKGDDGDYDKVGEGPGEGFNINVPWDLEEGRCGDADYLAVWDHILIPVAKEFKPDIILISAGFDAAIGDPLGGCSVTPYGYSVMLEKLKEFAQGKIVMALEGGYRLDIVAESSLVCVVGLLEDRPVECSIEEHTMDSTRPLIEAVRKRLSPYWPSLADEIQWKAQPPFPPNLDELLPRLHRERQDALRDMWEKGFVRGKQLALSLCSSFEVALEEKEALQTKVAELQGEASDKLRLQVSLDRYAAEAKEASEQLTQVSSELREAKIDLDFHRELFKKSSEEKKLLEGELQKEASDKLRLRISRDRYAAEVKEAAEQLAKVRSELREVQIDLNLNRKKAKKVK, from the exons ATGGCCGGCGAATCAAGAAAGAGAAAGGTAGGTCTTTTATACGACGAGAGGATGTGTAAACACGACACACCTGACGGTGAGGATCATCCAGAGTGTCCTAATCGCATCAAAGCTATCTGGGAGATGCTTCAGCGCAGTGGTCTCGCTCAAAG GTGTGTGGTTCTTGGTGGTAGCAAAGCGGAGGATAAGCATCTTGAACTGGTTCACACAAAAGAGCATGTTAATTTAGTCAAGGGTTTAAGCACAAAGAAGAAAAGTTCTCGAAGAAACAAGATTGCTTCACGGTTGGattcaatatatcttaatggAGGCTCATCTGAAGCCGCCTATATTGCAGCTGGATCTGTTGTAGAG GTGGCAGAGAAAGTTGCAGAAGGAGAGTTAGATAGTGGCTTTGCTATTGTGAGGCCACCAGGGCACCATGCTGAGGAAGATGAGGCCATGGGGTTCTGTCTGTTCAACAATGTCGCTGTTGCTGCCAGCTATTTACTTAACCAAAGA CCAGATCTAGGTATCAAAAAGATTCTGATTGTTGATTGGGACGTTCATCACGGAAACGGTACACAGAAGATGTTCTGGAAAGACCCTCGTGTACTAGTCTTCTCTGTTCATAGGCATGATGGTGGAAGCTTCTATCCAAAGGGGGATGATGGAGATTATGACAAGGTTGGGGAAGGTCCAGGTGAAGGGTTTAACATAAACGTTCCATGGGATTTGGAGGAAGGAAGATGTGGAGATGCAGATTATCTTGCTGTATGGGACCATATCTTGATTCCTGTGGCCAAAGAGTTTAAACCTgatattattttgatttcagCTGGATTTGATGCAG CTATTGGTGATCCGCTTGGTGGTTGTTCAGTTACACCATATGGTTATTCAGTTATGTTGGAGAAG CTGAAGGAGTTTGCACAAGGAAAGATTGTGATGGCGTTAGAGGGAGGGTACAGACTTGACATAGTTGCAGAGTCTTCACTGGTGTGTGTCGTAGGTTTGCTTGAAGACAGACCAGTTGAATGTTCCATTGAAGAACACACAATGGACTCTACGCGTCCTCTCATAGAAGCG GTACGCAAGAGGCTATCCCCATATTGGCCTTCACTTGCAGATGAAATACAGTGGAAGGCGCAACCTCCTTTTCCA CCAAACCTTGATGAACTCCTACCGCGCCTTCACCGTGAACGTCAAGATGCCTTAAGGGAT ATGTGGGAGAAAGGGTTCGTCCGTGGTAAGCAGCTAGCATTGAGCTTGTGCTCTTCCTTCGAGGTGGCCTTGGAAGAAAAGGAGGCACTACAGACCAAAGTGGCCGAACTGCAGGGTGAGGCCAGCGATAAGTTGCGCCTTCAAGTCTCCCTAGACAGATATGCAGCGGAGGCAAAGGAGGCTTCCGAGCAACTGACGCAAGTTTCCAGCGAACTGAGAGAGGCCAAGATCGACTTAGACTTTCACCGTGAGCTTTTCAAGAAGTCCAGCGAAGAGAAGAAGTTGCTGGAGGGGGAACTGCAGAAGGAGGCCAGCGATAAGTTGCGCCTTCGAATCTCACGAGACAGATATGCAGCTGAGGTGAAGGAGGCCGCTGAGCAGCTGGCGAAAGTTCGCAGCGAGCTGAGGGAGGTCCAAATCGATCTTAACTTGAACCGCAAGAAGGCCAAGAAAGTCAAATAG
- the LOC108810019 gene encoding COBRA-like protein 5 → MEPLLSAVIVLLLVSCFTSSEALTSNNGNITIKWDIMSWNHDGYFALVTAYNYQKHRSVPSPGWRMSWRWTKKEVIRSMVGAKTTERGVCSMFKRNIPRSCLRKPTVVDLLPGAPYTQQIANCCRGGVLKPGSESEFEISVGKAGNSVKTVRLPGNFMFTVPKQQYVCRPAKNVRPTVFMSPDTKRTASAFMTWKIVCVFDKAT, encoded by the exons ATGGAGCCACTCTTATCAGCCGTGATCGTCCTGCTCCTGGTTTCATGTTTCACTTCTTCAG AAGCTCTCACCAGCAACAACGGAAACATCACAATCAAATGGGATATCATGTCATGGAACCATGATGGTTacttt GCTCTGGTTACAGCTTACAACTACCAGAAACACCGTTCTGTTCCTTCACCGGGATGGAGAATGAGCTGGAGATGGACCAAGAAAGAGGTCATCAGGAGTATGGTCGGCGCGAAAACCACAGAGCGAGGAGTCTGTTCCATGTTCAAAAGAAACATCCCTCGTTCCTGCCTTAGAAAACCAACAGTCGTCGATTTGCTCCCTGGTGCTCCTTACACTCAGCAGATCGCTAACTGCTGCAGAGGTGGCGTCTTGAAACCCGGTTCGGAAAGTGAATTCGAGATATCCGTTGGTAAAGCTGGTAACTCGGTTAAGACTGTTCGGTTGCCGGGAAACTTCATGTTCACGGTACCTAAACAGCAGTATGTATGTAGACCGGCTAAGAACGTTAGACCGACGGTGTTTATGTCTCCTGACACAAAGAGAACCGCTAGTGCCTTTA TGACCTGGAAGATTGTTTGCGTGTTCGACAAGGCAACATAA
- the LOC108807845 gene encoding uncharacterized protein LOC108807845 yields the protein MATPRHAFLMWIAQNDRMPTRVRLTSWGLGLSPNCCLCDSAPETRDHLLLRCEVSEQVWVLVLRRLGYTHSGFITWTSFIEWLSIKDSTAPLILKRLVSHATIYSIWVERNKRLHDGISTSPPTIYRLIDRHIRDTILGKHNSKKSFKNLMLSWLRND from the coding sequence ATGGCAACTCCGCGACATGCCTTCCTCATGTGGATAGCACAGAACGATAGAATGCCAACTCGGGTAAGGCTCACAAGCTGGGGCCTTGGGTTATCACCAAACTGCTGTCTTTGTGACTCCGCACCGGAGACTCGTGACCATTTGCTCTTACGTTGTGAAGTAAGTGAACAGGTTTGGGTGCTGGTTTTGAGAAGGCTAGGGTATACTCATTCTGGCTTTATCACTTGGACTTCTTTTATTGAGTGGTTATCTATTAAGGATTCCACTGCACCGCTGATACTCAAAAGACTTGTGTCACACGCAACTATTTACAGTATCTGGGTGGAACGGAATAAGCGTCTGCATGACGGAATCTCGACATCTCCTCCAACGATTTACAGGCTCATTGATCGCCACATCAGAGACACAATCTTGGGGAAACATAACAGCAAGAAGAGCTTCAAAAACCTTATGCTATCATGGCTAAGGAATGACTAG
- the LOC108805902 gene encoding DEAD-box ATP-dependent RNA helicase 10: MEEENDEVVKTFAELGVREELVKACERLGWNNPSKIQAEALPYALEGKDVIGLAQTGSGKTGAFALPILQALLEYVHSAEPKKGRRPDPAFFACVLSPTRELAIQIAEQFEALGSDISLKCAVLVGGIDRMQQTIALGKRPHVIVATPGRLWDHMSDTKGFSLKTLKYLVLDEADRLLNEDFEKSLNQILEEIPRDRKTYLFSATMTKKVRKLQRACLRNPVKIEAASKYSTVDTLKQQYRFVAAKYKDCYLVYILTEMPDSTSMIFTRTCDGTRFMALMLRSLGFRAIPISGQMTQTKRLGALNKFKAGECNILVCTDVASRGLDIPSVDMVINYDIPTNSKDYIHRVGRTARAGRSGVGISLVNQYELEWYLQIEKLIGKKLPEYPAEEDEVLSLLERVAEAKKLSAMNMKESGGRNKRRGEDDEESERYLGGGNKGGHNKDRKSSKKFKR; this comes from the exons atggaggAAGAGAACGACGAAGTGGTGAAGACGTTCGCAGAGCTGGGCGTACGCGAGGAGCTAGTGAAAGCTTGCGAAAGGTTAGGGTGGAACAACCCTTCTAAGATTCAAGCCGAAGCTCTTCCTTATGCTCTCGAag GGAAAGATGTGATTGGACTTGCGCAAACCGGTTCTGGCAAAACCGGAGCCTTCGCTTTGCCTATATTGCAAGCGCTTCTTGAGTATGTTCATAGTGCTGAGCCTAAGAAAGGGCGTAGACCTGATCCTGCTTTCTTCGCTTGTGTTCTCTCTCCAACTCg AGAGTTAGCTATCCAGATTGCTGAGCAGTTTGAAGCTTTAGGATCTGACATAAGTCTTAAGTGTGCTGTG CTTGTTGGAGGTATAGACAGGATGCAACAAACCATTGCTCTTGGGAAACGGCCTCATGTTAtt GTTGCAACACCTGGTCGTCTTTGGGATCACATGTCTGACACAAAAGGCTTTTCTCTCAAGACGTTGAAGTATTTG GTTCTTGATGAAGCAGATAGACTGCTGAATGAAGATTTTGAGAAGTCTCTTAACCAGATTCTGGAAGAGATCCCTCGTGACCGTAAAACATATCTCTTTTCAGCAACTATGACTAAAAAG GTTCGGAAACTACAAAGAGCATGCTTAAGGAATCCTGTCAAG ATTGAAGCTGCCTCCAAATACTCCACAGTTGATACTCTAAAACAGCAGTATCGGTTTGTTGCTGCTAAATACAAG GACTGCTATCTTGTGTACATTCTGACTGAAATGCCTGACTCAACATCAATGATATTCACCCGGACTTGTGATGGTACTCGTTTCATGGCTCTGATGCTTCGGAGCCTTGGTTTCAGAGCCATTCCCATCAGTGGTCAAATGACTCAG ACAAAGAGACTAGGAGCATTGAATAAGTTCAAAGCAGGGGAATGCAACATCTTGGTCTGCACTGATGTCGCTAGTAGAGGGCTTGATATCCCATCTGTTGATATGGTTATCAACTATGACATCCCCACAAATTCAAAG GATTACATTCATAGAGTGGGAAGAACCGCTCGTGCTGGACGTTCTGGTGTTGGGATATCACTTGTAAACCAGTATGAGCTTGAATGGTACTTACAAATTGAAAAACTCATAG GTAAGAAACTACCAGAGTATCCAGCTGAGGAAGATGAAGTCTTGTCATTGTTGGAGAGAGTTGCAGAAGCTAAAAAGTTATCAGCAATg AATATGAAAGAGTCAGGAGGTAGGAACAAGAGAAGAGGAGAGGATGATGAAGAGAGTGAGAGGTACTTGGGTGGTGGTAACAAGGGAGGTCACAACAAAGACAGGAAATCTTCTAAGAAGTTCAAACGATAA
- the LOC108810022 gene encoding transcription factor TCP5 — MTSREFDEEETQAKKERDHNHQLNLNNMLQQQNQPSSAPTSRQWTSAFRNPRIVRVSRTFGGKDRHSKVCTVRGLRDRRIRLSVPTAIQVYDLQDRLGLSQPSKVIDWLLEAAKDDVDELPPLQFPQGFNQMYPSLIFGESSSTSAASAFPGTNLGFLESWNIGGSSSRTRSRIADTTPRESFDLDKGKWVKQDENSNQDHGFNTSQQHFSLTNLYNNNNNASSYYNLGHVQHSLDQPGNNVTVAISNVPYNNNLNLPPPPTMSSLFPTYPSFLGASHHVVDGAGNLQLFSSNANRNNR; from the exons ATGACATCAAGAGAATTCGATGAAGAAGAGACTcaagcaaagaaagaaagagatcaTAATCATCAgcttaatttaaataacatgTTGCAGCAGCAGAATCAGCCGAGTTCAGCACCAACATCGAGGCAGTGGACCTCAGCTTTCAGGAATCCAAGAATCGTACGAGTTTCAAGAACGTTTGGTGGCAAAGACAGACACAGCAAAGTCTGCACAGTTCGTGGCCTTAGAGACCGGAGGATAAGGTTGTCCGTACCAACAGCTATTCAGGTCTATGACCTACAAGATCGATTAGGGCTGAGTCAGCCAAGCAAAGTCATTGATTGGTTACTCGAAGCAGCAAAAGATGACGTCGACGAGCTCCCTCCTTTACAATTCCCACAAGGTTTTAACCAAATGTATCCAAGTCTCATCTTCGGAGAATCATCATCAACCTCAGCAGCATCAGCATTTCCAG GGACCAATTTAGGGTTCTTGGAAAGTTGGAATATTGGTGGCTCTTCTTCAAGAACAAGATCAAGAATTGCGGATACTACTCCGAGAGAGAGTTTTGATCTTGATAAAGGGAAATGGGTCAAACAAGATGAGAATAGTAATCAAGATCATGGTTTCAACACCAGTCAACAACATTTCTCTCTGACCAATctttacaacaacaacaacaacgctTCCTCTTACTACAACCTTGGACATGTTCAACATTCGCTAGACCAACCCGGTAATAACGTTACTGTCGCAATATCCAATGTTCCTTATAATAATAATCTCAATTTGCCTCCTCCTCCGACAATGAGCTCCTTATTTCCGACTTATCCTTCGTTCCTCGGAGCATCTCATCATGTCGTTGATGGAGCTGGGAATCTTCAACTCTTTAGCTCCAATGCCAATCGCAACAACAGATGA